One Setaria italica strain Yugu1 chromosome I, Setaria_italica_v2.0, whole genome shotgun sequence DNA window includes the following coding sequences:
- the LOC101782471 gene encoding probable N-acetyltransferase HLS1 — protein sequence MGVMMDEAEPMKKTMIRVREFDVARDLRAVEELELRCQVGLSGDQSSDDPAADHDGGAERKKRSGKKKKRGMSLYVEQIGDPFARVRHAPDHVMLVAEYGDEEEVVGVIKACTRMVSRGKKTTQSFSSSSKQFVKVACLLGLRVSPSHRRLGIATELVRRAESWCAARGAAYATMATTESNAASLALFAGRFAYAPFRRPVFLGHPVHRHRARVPRAHRVLRLPPPLAAAAYAALLPPHAAEFLPADLPALLAHKLTLGTYLAIERGGGPEDAARPPSFALVSVWDATRSLRLRVGGAPALLRASLAAARALDSHAPWLRVPSVPDIFRPFGTYLLYGLRMSGPEGPALLRSLCRHAHNVARKNPACAVLAADLGPEDPAAAVVPHWAKFSCDEDVWCIKKLGAATGGNAAGDEDEDDWTTSPPPGVLFVDPREF from the exons ATGGGGGTGATGATGGACGAGGCAGAGCCAATGAAGAAGACGATGATAAGAGTGAGGGAGTTCGACGTGGCGAGGGACCTTCGCGCCGTGGAGGAGCTCGAGCTCCGGTGCCAGGTTGGCCTGTCCGGCGACCAAAGCTCTGACGACCCTGCCGCCGACCATGACGGCGGcgcagagaggaagaagaggagcggcaagaagaagaagagaggcatGTCGCTCTACGTCGAGCAGATCGGCGACCCGTTTGCCCGGGTGCGCCATGCGCCGGACCACGTCATGCTG GTCGCCGAGTACGGGGATGAAGAAGAGGTCGTCGGGGTGATCAAGGCGTGCACCAGGATGGTCAGCCGAGGGAAGAAGACGACGCAAAGCTTCAGCAGCTCATCAAAGCAGTTCGTCAAGGTGGCATGCCTTCTTGGGCTCAGGGTGTCCCCCTCGCACAG GCGCCTCGGGATCGCGACGGAGCTGGTCCGGCGCGCCGAGTCGTGGTGCGCAGCTCGCGGCGCGGCGTACGCCACCATGGCCACCACCGAGTCCAACGCGGCGTCGCTCGCTCTCTTCGCCGGCCGCTTCGCGTACGCGCCTTTCCGGCGGCCGGTGTTCCTCGGCCACCCCGTGCACCGGCACCGGGCGCGTGTCCCGCGCGCGCACCGCGTCCTCCGCCTGCCCCCGCcactcgccgctgccgcctacGCCGCGCTGCTCCCGCCCCACGCCGCCGAGTTCCTCCCCGCCGACCTCCCCGCGCTGCTCGCCCACAAGCTCACCCTCGGCACCTACCTCGCCatcgagcgcggcggcggccccgagGATGCGGCGCGCCCGCCGTCGTTCGCGCTGGTCAGCGTCTGGGACGCCACGcgctccctccgcctccgcgtcggcggcgcgccggcgctcCTCCGCGCGTCGCTGGCGGCAGCGCGCGCCCTCGACAGCCACGCACCGTGGCTGCGGGTGCCCTCCGTGCCCGACATCTTCCGGCCGTTCGGCACCTACCTCCTCTACGGCCTCCGCATGTCCGGGCCGGAGGGTCCGGCGCTCCTCCGCTCGCTCTGCCGCCACGCTCACAACGTCGCCCGCAAGAACCCAGCGTGCGCCGTCCTGGCCGCCGACCTCGGGCCCGaggacccggccgccgccgtcgtgccgcACTGGGCCAAGTTCTCCTGCGACGAGGACGTCTGGTGCATCAAGAAGCTCGGCGCCGCTACCGGCGGCaatgccgccggcgacgaggacgaggatgaCTGGACGACGTCACCGCCGCCCGGAGTCCTGTTTGTGGATCCACGGGAGTTCTGA